The Vescimonas coprocola genome includes a window with the following:
- a CDS encoding DUF6809 family protein, whose product MILEAIFNGEIYPAETVVPKSEKFREAGQAIADIMRYFEQTLSKEDYAKLDKLNDNFADCQTMQTEEHFKYGFTMGVLLMKEIYELPDFK is encoded by the coding sequence ATGATTTTAGAAGCAATCTTCAATGGAGAGATTTATCCGGCAGAAACGGTAGTACCGAAATCAGAGAAGTTTCGGGAAGCAGGACAGGCAATCGCAGACATCATGCGATACTTTGAGCAGACATTGAGCAAAGAAGATTATGCGAAGCTGGATAAGCTCAATGACAATTTTGCAGACTGCCAGACTATGCAGACCGAGGAACATTTCAAGTATGGTTTTACAATGGGCGTTCTGCTGATGAAAGAGATATACGAACTGCCCGACTTTAAGTAA
- a CDS encoding PcfB family protein has protein sequence MQEEITQKTLALCVEASKMTAQFLQQAMKKVLADMEKHKKNPPLRHGKQTLRQLMKHNTGVSNIEITDQNIRAFSSTAKKYGLDFALKKDTSGEHTRYLVFFKGRDADVITAAFREFSAKNLSRGKAPSIRRKLEKAQEQSKTQHKEQERGEKVKTRERSVER, from the coding sequence TTGCAGGAAGAAATCACGCAGAAAACCCTTGCGCTTTGTGTGGAGGCCAGCAAAATGACCGCCCAGTTCTTGCAGCAGGCTATGAAGAAGGTGCTGGCGGATATGGAGAAGCACAAGAAAAATCCCCCACTCCGGCACGGCAAGCAGACGCTCCGGCAGCTTATGAAACACAACACCGGCGTTTCCAACATCGAGATCACGGATCAGAACATCCGGGCCTTTTCTTCCACGGCGAAGAAGTACGGCCTGGATTTTGCGTTGAAGAAGGACACCTCCGGGGAGCATACCCGTTACCTGGTGTTCTTCAAGGGCCGGGACGCCGATGTGATCACGGCGGCCTTCCGGGAGTTTTCCGCTAAAAACCTGAGCCGCGGGAAAGCCCCTTCCATCCGGCGCAAGCTGGAAAAGGCTCAGGAGCAGTCCAAAACGCAGCACAAGGAGCAGGAGCGCGGCGAAAAGGTCAAGACCAGAGAACGGAGCGTGGAGCGATGA
- a CDS encoding recombinase family protein gives MGNRKQPFGYKMALGEIVIQESEAKLVQEIFLRYIAGESLNELTESLRHQDIQYDEGRLWNKNMIARILADTRYIGEKGYPKLMDEKQLIAANEKRANKPHLPKKTDAQKVLRRLCGTPPSERVEQSVTDLLNGLANCPDCIRHQRSPAPALHSKTQEALDNALEQQPIDEDSAKGLILQLAAEQYAALGDEEYETNRLRHLFSAFECVAELNADLLKSTVSEVLVTRQNVKLRLKNGQVIERSDLQ, from the coding sequence ATGGGAAACCGGAAGCAGCCCTTCGGTTACAAGATGGCTCTGGGTGAGATCGTCATACAGGAATCAGAGGCGAAACTTGTGCAGGAGATCTTCCTCCGATATATTGCAGGAGAATCCTTGAATGAGTTGACGGAGTCGCTTCGCCATCAGGATATCCAATACGACGAAGGGCGGCTCTGGAATAAAAATATGATTGCCCGTATTCTGGCGGACACACGTTACATCGGAGAAAAAGGATATCCCAAGCTCATGGATGAGAAACAGCTTATCGCGGCAAATGAAAAACGCGCAAACAAGCCGCATCTTCCGAAAAAGACGGACGCCCAAAAAGTGCTGCGCAGGCTCTGTGGAACACCGCCATCTGAACGGGTGGAACAAAGTGTCACCGATTTGCTCAACGGCCTTGCAAATTGCCCGGACTGTATACGGCATCAGCGCAGTCCTGCGCCAGCCCTACATTCTAAAACGCAGGAGGCGCTGGATAATGCTCTGGAACAGCAGCCAATCGACGAGGACAGCGCCAAAGGGCTGATCCTCCAGCTTGCGGCGGAGCAATATGCTGCGCTGGGGGATGAAGAATATGAAACAAATCGCCTCCGGCACCTCTTCTCCGCATTCGAATGCGTGGCGGAACTGAACGCTGATCTTCTGAAAAGCACCGTGTCCGAGGTGCTGGTGACCCGCCAAAATGTCAAACTGCGATTAAAAAATGGGCAAGTCATAGAAAGGAGCGACCTGCAATGA
- a CDS encoding TnpV protein: MELNFIKCGDYYIPDIKLKNPNIRLGKWGRMRKEYLRLANPVLFSDMVLNETLYEHCAEIEETAKKRMEIIVPQLAKAYGVTEQLKAENQIEWVRQMNACVAQAEEAIKGELIYC; this comes from the coding sequence ATGGAACTGAATTTTATCAAATGTGGAGACTACTACATCCCCGACATCAAGCTGAAAAATCCGAATATCCGTCTTGGCAAGTGGGGACGGATGCGAAAGGAGTATCTGCGACTGGCTAATCCAGTCCTGTTCTCCGACATGGTGCTGAATGAAACTCTCTATGAGCATTGTGCGGAGATTGAGGAAACCGCCAAGAAGCGTATGGAAATCATCGTGCCACAGCTTGCAAAGGCATACGGCGTGACGGAGCAGCTCAAAGCCGAAAATCAAATCGAATGGGTTCGCCAGATGAACGCTTGTGTTGCACAGGCTGAGGAAGCCATCAAGGGCGAGCTGATTTACTGCTGA
- a CDS encoding recombinase family protein, whose product MAKKEEIKITALYERLSRDDEQAGESNSILNQKKYLEEYARQKGLRNIRHFYDDGYSGTNFNRPGFTALLEEIEAGRVDTLVVKDLSRFGRNYLQVGYYTEIVFPKKGVRFIAINNNVDSANPTENDFTPFLNIMNEWYAKDTSNKIKAVFKSRMKEGLRCSGAIPYGYKRINGDKQTLVVDEPAAEIVRKVFRLACQGMGVTAIAEQLTEEKVLIPSAYTAKYFPENCRNRSFSDPYRWNANTIGHILDRQEYLGHTVLGKSICENFKTKQRRAATPEELMIFPDTHEAIIDQDTWDIAQKLRVRAKPRAANGTYSHRLSGMIYCADCGSRMGFISPEARQSGKHYDSDSAFQCGNYRNQNNECVSHFIKTSALEAAILQAIKAVSQYVIENEAEFISQLKTVWNESKSKSANNGQQEIDEAKKRMAELDAKIQKLYDSAISGLLPERQAQRMIQQYDEEQLMLEKRVEELQGQIQEEEVEKIDTNRFIALVNKYRNCEELTDTMLYAFIDRVEVHEATGGRTVYRQQNIDIYFNFIGNYYPPVETVSEEERIAAIEAEQLRKKQEKAKRAAEVQKQKKAALMKAVEAGDPEAIAEYERKLALQRERNHRRQQKIKEAREADPAYIAQMEEKERLQREKLLEAERKRTERANRQKKLSRKELKEAAKTDPKAAEEWQALKEKEAVARQRKKEREEERMAADPEYAAMMAERKAEYTRTRTAKRQAEREALVELAKTDEEAAKKLAEMRKYQSQATVRSYQKMKADAEAGDPDAIKRYETTLAKRREEYHRKKGA is encoded by the coding sequence GTGGCAAAGAAAGAAGAAATCAAAATCACAGCTCTATACGAGCGATTATCCAGAGACGATGAACAGGCTGGCGAATCGAACTCCATCCTAAATCAGAAAAAGTATCTCGAAGAATATGCCCGACAAAAGGGACTGAGAAATATCCGCCATTTCTATGACGATGGCTACTCAGGCACGAATTTCAACCGCCCCGGCTTTACCGCCCTGCTGGAAGAAATCGAAGCCGGACGGGTGGACACTCTGGTAGTAAAAGACCTTTCAAGGTTTGGCAGAAATTACCTGCAAGTCGGCTATTACACAGAGATTGTATTCCCGAAAAAGGGTGTTCGCTTTATCGCTATCAACAACAATGTGGATAGTGCCAATCCAACCGAAAATGACTTCACACCGTTTTTGAATATCATGAACGAGTGGTACGCCAAAGACACCAGCAACAAAATCAAGGCTGTCTTTAAGTCCAGAATGAAAGAGGGACTAAGGTGCAGCGGTGCTATCCCCTATGGCTACAAGCGTATCAACGGAGATAAGCAGACCCTTGTTGTGGATGAACCGGCTGCTGAAATCGTCAGAAAGGTGTTCCGTCTTGCCTGTCAAGGTATGGGCGTGACGGCGATTGCGGAACAACTGACCGAAGAAAAGGTGCTGATACCATCTGCATATACGGCAAAGTATTTCCCCGAAAATTGCAGAAACAGGAGCTTCAGCGACCCTTACCGTTGGAACGCAAATACGATTGGTCATATTCTGGACAGGCAGGAATATCTCGGTCATACCGTGTTGGGCAAATCCATCTGTGAGAACTTCAAGACAAAGCAACGCAGAGCCGCAACGCCGGAAGAACTGATGATATTCCCCGATACCCACGAAGCCATCATTGACCAAGACACATGGGACATTGCCCAGAAGCTCCGTGTTCGTGCAAAACCGAGAGCCGCAAACGGAACTTATTCCCACCGTTTGTCCGGCATGATCTATTGTGCGGATTGTGGTTCACGAATGGGATTCATCAGCCCCGAAGCAAGGCAAAGCGGAAAACATTATGATTCCGATTCTGCTTTTCAATGTGGCAATTATCGAAATCAGAACAATGAATGTGTTTCCCACTTCATTAAAACCTCTGCTCTGGAAGCGGCGATTTTGCAGGCAATCAAAGCGGTCAGCCAATATGTCATTGAGAACGAAGCAGAGTTTATTTCCCAGCTCAAGACCGTATGGAATGAGAGCAAATCCAAGTCAGCCAACAACGGACAGCAGGAAATTGACGAAGCCAAGAAACGAATGGCTGAACTGGATGCAAAGATACAGAAGCTCTATGACAGTGCCATCAGCGGTCTGTTGCCGGAGCGACAGGCACAGCGAATGATACAGCAGTACGATGAAGAACAGCTTATGCTGGAAAAACGAGTTGAGGAATTGCAGGGACAGATACAAGAGGAAGAAGTTGAGAAAATCGACACCAACCGCTTTATCGCCTTAGTCAACAAGTACCGAAACTGCGAGGAACTGACGGACACCATGCTCTATGCCTTTATTGACAGAGTGGAAGTCCACGAAGCCACAGGTGGTCGCACCGTTTACCGTCAGCAGAATATCGACATTTATTTCAACTTCATCGGCAACTACTATCCCCCTGTTGAAACTGTTTCCGAAGAAGAACGCATTGCCGCCATCGAAGCCGAGCAGTTGCGAAAGAAGCAGGAAAAGGCGAAACGAGCCGCAGAGGTTCAGAAACAGAAAAAAGCAGCATTGATGAAAGCTGTTGAAGCCGGAGACCCGGAAGCTATTGCTGAATATGAACGCAAACTTGCCTTGCAGCGTGAGCGAAACCACCGCAGACAGCAGAAAATCAAGGAAGCCAGAGAAGCCGACCCTGCCTATATCGCCCAAATGGAAGAAAAGGAACGCTTACAGCGAGAAAAGCTACTGGAAGCGGAACGCAAACGGACAGAACGAGCCAACAGGCAAAAGAAACTTTCCCGAAAGGAGCTGAAAGAAGCCGCCAAGACAGACCCGAAAGCCGCCGAGGAATGGCAAGCCTTGAAAGAAAAAGAAGCCGTAGCCAGACAGCGAAAAAAGGAGCGTGAGGAAGAACGCATGGCGGCAGACCCCGAATATGCCGCTATGATGGCAGAACGCAAGGCTGAATACACGAGGACAAGAACTGCCAAGCGACAGGCAGAGCGTGAAGCCCTTGTAGAGCTTGCCAAGACCGATGAAGAAGCAGCAAAGAAGCTGGCTGAAATGCGAAAGTATCAGAGCCAAGCTACTGTCAGAAGCTATCAGAAAATGAAAGCCGATGCAGAAGCCGGAGACCCCGATGCAATCAAACGCTATGAAACTACCCTTGCCAAACGCAGGGAAGAATATCACAGAAAGAAAGGTGCTTGA
- a CDS encoding metallophosphoesterase family protein codes for MIFVTGDCHGNFERFKPKYFPEQAQMTKRDIVICAGDFGGVWFGDGRDEAALDWLESLPFTLAFVCGNHENYDALERYPVKDWHGGKVHRIRSHVLHLMRGQVFELEGYHFFTMGGAKSHDTEDGILEPGAPDFERKLLMLQRKPRARYRINHISWWAQEMPSEEEYAEARKNLAKVDWAVDYVITHCAPTSIALMENRHNEADPLTDFLQEVKERAHYHYWLFGHYHDNRAIDEKHILLWEQIVQVI; via the coding sequence ATGATTTTTGTAACCGGTGATTGCCACGGAAACTTTGAACGCTTCAAGCCGAAATATTTCCCGGAGCAGGCACAAATGACAAAGCGGGACATCGTGATTTGTGCCGGAGACTTTGGTGGTGTGTGGTTTGGAGACGGCCGTGACGAGGCTGCATTGGACTGGCTGGAAAGTCTTCCGTTCACGCTGGCCTTCGTCTGCGGGAATCATGAGAACTACGACGCACTGGAACGATATCCGGTGAAAGACTGGCACGGCGGCAAGGTACACCGCATTCGCTCTCATGTCCTGCACCTGATGCGTGGACAGGTCTTCGAGCTGGAAGGCTATCACTTCTTCACCATGGGCGGAGCAAAAAGCCATGATACGGAGGACGGCATTCTGGAACCGGGTGCTCCGGATTTTGAGCGAAAGCTCCTGATGCTGCAGAGAAAGCCCCGAGCGAGGTATCGCATCAATCACATTTCGTGGTGGGCGCAGGAGATGCCTTCTGAGGAGGAGTACGCTGAAGCACGGAAAAATCTGGCCAAGGTCGATTGGGCGGTGGACTATGTTATCACGCACTGCGCTCCCACCAGCATTGCTCTCATGGAAAACCGCCACAATGAGGCAGACCCGCTCACAGATTTCCTGCAGGAGGTCAAGGAGAGGGCACATTATCACTACTGGCTGTTCGGCCATTACCACGACAACCGGGCCATTGATGAAAAGCACATACTGCTCTGGGAGCAGATCGTACAAGTTATCTGA
- a CDS encoding low molecular weight protein-tyrosine-phosphatase — protein sequence MKRILFICHGNICRSPMAEFVMKDLVKKAGLASQFHIESAATSREEIGNPVYPPARRKLAEHGISCEGHAARQLTNRDYDEYDLLIGMDQANLRDMYRICGGDYVGKMSLLMDHTAHPGNVADPWYTEDFEATWQDVLDGCQGLLKEFMTERGDSNGTKR from the coding sequence ATGAAGAGGATCCTGTTTATCTGTCATGGGAATATCTGCCGCAGCCCCATGGCCGAGTTCGTGATGAAGGACTTGGTAAAAAAGGCGGGACTGGCATCGCAATTTCATATCGAATCAGCGGCTACCAGTCGGGAGGAGATCGGCAACCCAGTCTATCCTCCGGCACGGCGCAAGCTGGCCGAGCATGGGATCTCCTGCGAAGGCCATGCCGCACGGCAGTTGACAAATCGGGATTACGACGAATACGATCTCCTGATCGGCATGGACCAGGCCAACCTCCGGGATATGTACCGTATCTGCGGCGGCGACTATGTCGGCAAGATGTCCCTCCTGATGGATCACACCGCCCATCCCGGCAATGTGGCAGACCCATGGTACACCGAGGACTTCGAGGCGACCTGGCAGGATGTGCTGGATGGCTGCCAAGGACTTTTGAAAGAATTCATGACAGAACGAGGTGATTCAAATGGCACAAAACGATAA
- a CDS encoding RNA polymerase sigma factor produces MSYHNDPYRVDYLKIYPCLKERPDVLEVLKKSDRKMKYMEVDLKSEQRRKNAANGAESYIPSKEDSLERLVYSAKCQFADDAEGVEDAVIKKDDLCRLRAALDQLSEEERALIHALFFDECSERELEEMMGIHRMTIHNRKIRILQKMKKMLR; encoded by the coding sequence ATGTCGTATCACAATGACCCATATCGGGTCGATTATTTGAAGATATATCCCTGCTTAAAAGAGCGCCCGGATGTGTTGGAAGTCTTGAAGAAAAGCGACCGCAAGATGAAATACATGGAGGTGGATCTGAAAAGCGAACAGCGCAGGAAAAATGCCGCGAATGGGGCGGAGAGTTATATCCCCAGCAAGGAGGATTCGCTGGAGCGACTCGTATATTCTGCAAAGTGCCAGTTTGCGGACGATGCTGAAGGCGTCGAGGATGCCGTGATCAAGAAAGACGATTTATGCCGTTTGCGGGCCGCACTGGATCAGTTGAGCGAAGAAGAACGGGCTCTGATCCATGCGCTGTTTTTCGACGAGTGCTCAGAGCGTGAGCTGGAAGAAATGATGGGTATCCATCGAATGACGATCCATAATCGAAAGATCCGTATTTTGCAGAAAATGAAAAAGATGCTGAGATGA
- a CDS encoding recombinase family protein translates to MKEDAPRVIKIPAKPEATRQAEARRQLRVAAYCRVSTKEEDQANSYEVQKEYYTDKIMSNTAWTMAGIFADKGITGTSAKKCEDFMRMIRHCRQKKIDVILTKSVSRFSRNTVDCLYYIRALKQLGIAVIFEKENINSLEEDSELRITLSGAFAQSESESISANVTWGKRRAMEAGKVSIQYKKLYGYRKGEDGQPEIIPEQAEIVRWLYERYLTGASLRMIKEELEQQGVKCFEDSPEWTISRIRSILQNEKYCGDVLMQKTFRQDFINRKAIKNTGQLPMYLIENHHEGIVSREKYDAVQAEMARRNAAKSPSKNAVTGMASYASKYALSERLVCGECGTLYRRCTWTRNGEKRVVWRCVSRLDYGKKYCHNSPTLDEAPLQQAILAALNTAMADKNSLIRQITDAMETEIIPFPGGTMSLGDIERRLRELEQQFQTLLEKATDDPAAYGGQFKEILDEQTLLKERRSGILANNNEQAKANQRIMDAAQTLENASPYITEWDESAVRQLVETVKILSKDEVAVTLKGGIEICQKIMY, encoded by the coding sequence ATGAAAGAGGATGCCCCAAGAGTAATTAAGATCCCTGCCAAGCCGGAAGCCACCCGTCAGGCAGAAGCCCGCAGACAGCTCCGGGTGGCAGCTTACTGCCGAGTCTCCACCAAAGAGGAGGATCAGGCAAACAGCTATGAGGTGCAGAAAGAGTACTATACCGATAAAATCATGTCCAACACCGCTTGGACGATGGCTGGCATCTTTGCGGACAAGGGCATCACCGGAACCTCGGCCAAGAAGTGCGAGGACTTCATGCGGATGATCCGGCACTGCCGCCAGAAGAAAATCGATGTGATCCTGACCAAGTCGGTTTCCCGCTTCTCCCGCAACACGGTGGACTGCCTCTACTATATCCGGGCGCTCAAACAGCTTGGCATCGCAGTCATCTTCGAGAAGGAAAATATCAATTCTCTGGAGGAGGACAGTGAGCTGCGGATCACCCTCTCCGGTGCCTTCGCCCAATCTGAAAGTGAATCCATCTCCGCCAATGTCACATGGGGGAAACGCCGTGCCATGGAAGCCGGAAAGGTCAGCATCCAATATAAAAAGCTATACGGCTACCGCAAAGGTGAGGATGGTCAGCCGGAGATCATTCCGGAACAGGCCGAAATCGTCCGATGGCTCTATGAGCGCTATCTCACCGGAGCCAGCCTGCGGATGATCAAAGAGGAACTGGAACAGCAAGGCGTCAAGTGCTTCGAGGATTCTCCGGAGTGGACCATTTCCCGCATCCGTAGCATCCTGCAGAATGAAAAATACTGCGGTGATGTGTTGATGCAGAAGACCTTCCGGCAGGACTTTATCAACCGCAAGGCCATCAAGAATACAGGCCAGCTTCCCATGTACCTCATTGAAAATCACCACGAGGGCATTGTCAGCCGTGAAAAGTATGATGCCGTACAGGCGGAGATGGCACGGCGGAATGCAGCAAAGAGTCCTTCTAAAAACGCAGTCACAGGGATGGCCTCCTACGCCAGCAAGTATGCGCTCTCGGAGCGGTTGGTCTGCGGTGAGTGCGGGACCCTGTATCGCCGCTGCACATGGACACGAAACGGTGAAAAGCGAGTCGTGTGGCGCTGTGTGAGCCGATTGGACTACGGTAAGAAATACTGCCACAATTCGCCCACACTGGATGAAGCACCACTCCAGCAAGCGATCCTCGCAGCCCTGAACACAGCTATGGCCGACAAGAATAGCTTGATTCGGCAGATCACAGATGCCATGGAAACGGAGATCATCCCATTCCCCGGCGGCACGATGAGCCTGGGAGATATTGAACGCAGGCTGAGAGAACTGGAGCAGCAATTCCAAACACTGCTGGAAAAAGCCACGGATGACCCGGCTGCCTATGGCGGTCAGTTCAAGGAGATACTGGACGAGCAAACCCTCCTGAAAGAAAGACGTTCCGGGATCCTTGCGAATAACAACGAACAGGCAAAAGCCAATCAGCGCATCATGGATGCCGCACAGACATTGGAAAACGCATCGCCCTACATTACAGAGTGGGACGAGAGCGCCGTTCGCCAACTGGTGGAGACAGTAAAAATCCTATCCAAGGATGAGGTCGCAGTCACCCTGAAGGGTGGCATTGAGATTTGCCAGAAAATTATGTACTGA
- a CDS encoding DUF6017 domain-containing protein has product MAVFRIEKTRDYTVMSNYHLRDMSLSLKAKGLLSLMLSLPENWDYTMKGLARICKDGIDSISGGIRELEAHGYLIRSRVRSANGQLGSIEYTILEQPKAPSPTQKKPIRENPVQANPMLDAPIQENPAQLNKEESSNYPSKTDLSITQKSSPILSSPPAPRERSGQDGVRKRESYRALILENIEYDVLSQNVQLDKDRLDELVELMVDTVCSNREMIRVAGDDYPAEVVRSRFLKLNASHIEYVLDRMRENTTYVRNIKKYLLAALYNAPVTMDSYYTSLVSHDLYGSGDRR; this is encoded by the coding sequence ATGGCTGTATTCCGTATCGAAAAGACCAGGGATTACACGGTCATGTCCAACTACCATCTGCGGGATATGTCGCTGTCGCTGAAAGCGAAGGGACTTCTATCCCTTATGCTGTCCCTGCCGGAGAATTGGGACTACACCATGAAGGGCCTTGCCCGTATCTGCAAGGACGGCATCGACAGCATCAGCGGCGGCATCCGGGAGCTGGAGGCGCACGGCTATCTGATCCGTTCGCGTGTCCGCAGCGCAAACGGGCAGCTCGGCTCTATCGAATACACCATTCTGGAACAGCCTAAAGCGCCGTCACCTACACAGAAAAAACCTATACGGGAAAATCCCGTACAGGCAAATCCAATGTTGGACGCTCCAATTCAGGAGAACCCCGCCCAATTAAATAAAGAAGAATCAAGTAACTATCCATCAAAGACAGATTTATCAATTACGCAAAAATCAAGTCCTATCCTATCAAGTCCCCCAGCCCCCAGGGAGCGGAGCGGGCAGGACGGGGTGCGAAAGCGGGAAAGCTATCGGGCATTGATCTTGGAGAACATCGAATATGACGTTCTCTCGCAGAACGTGCAGCTTGACAAGGACCGACTGGACGAGCTGGTGGAGCTTATGGTGGATACCGTCTGTTCCAACCGGGAGATGATCCGCGTGGCCGGGGACGACTACCCGGCAGAGGTCGTCCGGTCACGGTTCCTGAAGCTGAACGCCTCGCACATCGAGTATGTCCTTGACCGGATGCGGGAGAACACCACCTATGTCCGCAACATCAAGAAATATCTGCTGGCGGCGCTGTATAACGCCCCGGTCACGATGGACAGCTATTACACATCCCTTGTCAGCCATGACCTGTACGGCAGCGGAGATCGGAGGTGA
- a CDS encoding recombinase family protein, with product MDEKLIDGATALAEKQSRVIKIEPAERPQNVWLRVAAYTRVSSDSEDQLNSFAAQNRYYTELISSKAEWRMVDIYADEGITGTSVAKRDDFQRMMADCRRDLVDQILVKSISRFARNTKDCLQNIRELKELGVNVRFEREGIDTVNVSSELITAIYAAFAQKESESISGNMRWSYQHRMESGEFNTCKAPWGFRLDGRKLKVYEPEADIVQRIFHEYLSGKNPQEIADDLNASCLTERVWNYKAVDYILQNERYAGNALLQKRYTPDMLSRQQKTNHGEREMYFVPGSNDAIISPELFERAQVLRKKRSLGKAPVHSEIISQIRCICGARMRFKNVNSKWYLCCTSHDTKGDCLITPIRETQIHASFCRLYYKLKHQSIPILEQMLTNLQLIRNRRMLWSPDIVALNKRISDLSSQNQTLAFLKQQGLVDPDIFIAKTNELTKQLQQAKLEKEKLMDAESDMTALQTRDLIDILEGGPEFLDSFDAELFGELVEKIIIESNDSVRFCLKNGLELRESIERTVR from the coding sequence ATGGATGAAAAGCTGATAGACGGAGCAACGGCACTGGCAGAAAAGCAGTCCCGTGTTATAAAGATCGAGCCTGCGGAGCGGCCTCAAAATGTATGGCTGCGGGTCGCTGCCTACACTCGTGTCAGCTCAGACTCCGAGGATCAACTCAATTCCTTTGCGGCCCAAAACCGCTACTACACGGAGTTGATCTCAAGCAAGGCCGAATGGCGCATGGTCGACATCTATGCGGATGAGGGAATCACAGGAACTTCAGTGGCTAAGCGAGATGACTTCCAGCGGATGATGGCAGACTGCCGCCGGGACCTGGTCGACCAGATCCTTGTCAAATCTATTTCCCGCTTTGCCCGCAACACCAAGGACTGCCTTCAAAATATCCGTGAACTGAAAGAGTTGGGTGTCAACGTCCGTTTCGAGCGTGAAGGCATCGATACTGTCAATGTGAGTAGTGAACTCATCACCGCCATCTACGCTGCTTTTGCTCAAAAAGAGAGCGAGTCCATCTCGGGTAATATGCGATGGAGCTATCAGCACAGGATGGAAAGCGGCGAATTCAATACCTGTAAAGCCCCGTGGGGGTTTCGGCTTGATGGCAGAAAGCTCAAAGTATATGAACCGGAAGCAGACATTGTCCAAAGAATTTTCCATGAGTATTTATCCGGTAAAAATCCTCAAGAAATCGCAGACGACCTAAATGCCAGCTGCCTGACTGAGCGAGTATGGAATTATAAAGCGGTAGATTACATCCTGCAAAACGAACGTTACGCCGGGAATGCGCTTCTGCAAAAGAGGTATACGCCGGATATGCTCTCGAGGCAGCAGAAAACCAATCATGGTGAGCGTGAAATGTATTTTGTGCCAGGGAGCAACGATGCGATCATTTCTCCAGAGCTATTTGAACGAGCTCAAGTCCTACGGAAAAAACGCAGTTTAGGAAAAGCACCCGTACACAGCGAGATCATCTCACAAATCCGGTGTATCTGCGGCGCACGGATGCGGTTTAAAAATGTTAACAGCAAATGGTATCTATGCTGCACAAGTCATGACACAAAGGGGGATTGCTTAATCACGCCGATCCGTGAGACTCAGATCCATGCATCCTTCTGCCGCCTATACTACAAGCTGAAACATCAGAGCATCCCCATTCTGGAACAGATGCTTACAAACCTCCAGCTGATCCGCAATCGCAGGATGCTCTGGAGTCCTGACATCGTTGCCCTGAATAAAAGAATATCAGATCTATCCAGTCAGAATCAGACATTGGCCTTCCTCAAGCAGCAGGGCCTTGTTGATCCTGACATTTTTATAGCCAAAACCAATGAGCTGACCAAGCAGCTCCAGCAGGCCAAGCTGGAAAAAGAAAAGCTGATGGATGCTGAGAGCGACATGACCGCCCTGCAAACACGAGACTTGATAGACATCCTGGAAGGTGGGCCGGAATTCCTCGACAGCTTTGACGCGGAACTATTCGGTGAACTCGTTGAAAAAATTATCATAGAGAGCAACGACTCCGTCCGCTTCTGCCTAAAAAATGGGCTGGAGCTGCGGGAGTCCATAGAGAGGACGGTGCGGTGA